The DNA sequence GCACGGTAATGGTGTCTTATCCTTTTTTTTCCTTGTTACTATTTTTCTatgttattaaaaattttagtgtCTAAACGATGGAGTCACCAACCATGGAGCAGTGCGTAGGAATCATTTgaagggagaagaagaagaaccgaATCGGCATATGAGGCTGGATAATGGATATATTGTTTCGGGTCAGGCCAACGGGTTGAGTTGGGTcctatcaataaaaaaaattatatttatctttttttaaactaatttatcaCTATTaaaaacctcaaaaaaaagtcaatggaCTTTCATTGTCCACGTGTCAGTCACAGATTGATTCAAGAAAGTTAGCCATTGTAGCCACCAAACAACCATTGTTACCATAGACCGCATCAATTTAATTTGATCATAGCAGGCACATTATTGATAGCATAATTGGGGgcaatttacataaataaataaagtgggagaattATTTACGTAAATGTGCAAATCTGTTTCTTGTTACCATTTTGTGCAAAATGCATTTTtatgtaaaccgtggcaacCCACCACGGTTTCAAAACAtacataaaccgtgggaggtcaccacggaTTAGGAGGAAATTGGTTTACATGTAAACCGTGGGAGGCCATGACGGTTTATTAGGGAAATTTGGTgtgcataaaccgtggtgactcaccacggtttatgaggaAACAAATTTGAACGTAAAACCCGGTAACCCACCGCGGTTTACGtgtatctatatatatatgtaatccGCTGAAGGTAGGGACGGATTCATTTGTAACCTTTGGCAAAAAATTGGATTCATTGTGGTAGAGAGAGTTTGGGAAAAGGTTTGGAGGCAGTGAAGTAGAAGTAGGTGGTGGGGCCAATGGAGGATGAGGATCGATTGTACCGACTAAATGGCATCGCTCACGTGGCAGGAAATATCGACGAAGAGGTTAGTAactgttattgttattattattgtaattaaATGTAATTCAAATATAGCAATTGATATGTTAGTAGGAATATATCTAGTAAATATTTTTACTGCAAAAGAACCGGTCGGACCGGCCGGTTTACTGGAAAAccggtcgaaccggccggttTTTTAACAGTTTTTTTACGGTTTTTTATTAAATTcatgtatttaaaattaatgttaggttttttaataattttatttaatatttaattaaaccggttgaacTCCGGTTTAACACCCGGTGGAAGCATTAAACCATTGAACCAGTAACCTCACCGGTTCATTGACCGGTCCGGTTGTCGCAACCTtggtttttagtatttttgcaCAATATTTTGTTATGATTATTGTATTTTATTCAAAGGTTTTTTTCATGAATTTAAACTGTTAATTTGTTGTTGTGAGTGCACAGTTATCTTAGCAGGAGTATTATGTATGTTGTTGTTTGTAATGGTTGTATGTTAAGGGATTTATTTATTTCGAATGTTTTGCAGCCTAGTAGGGTTATTACAGCCGTTAGGCGGCAGCAGAATATGCCGTTACATGACCGGATTATACCTTATCTGGAGACTGCGGGGTTGTATCATCTTGCTAGGCTAAACAGTCAGTGGTTTTGGGTTGATGAGTCTCTGATTAGCGCATTTATTGAGCGTTGGCGTCCGGAGACCCACACGTTCCATATGCCGTTTGGTGAGTGCACCATTACTCTACAGGATGTCGCGTATCAGCTGGGTTTGCCGATTGATGGTGCACCCGTTAGTGGGTGCTTGACTGAGTTTGAGAATCTGATGGAACACGGTAGACCGGCATGGGTGTGGTTCCGGGAGTTGTTCGGGGAGTTACCACCGCAGAGTAAGGTGAAGCAGATGACAGTGTGCTACACCTGGTTCCACGAGAGGTTCCGTGTTCTCCCTGCAGATGCTACTGATGAGACCGTTCGTGTATATGCACGCGCTTATATCCTGATGCTGTTGTCGTCTCAACTGTTTGCGGACAAGAATGCAAACAGGGTACACCTTCGCTGGTTGCCTTATTTGGCATCATTGGAGGACTTGGGCAGATATAGCTGGGGATCCGCTGCACTAGCCTGGTTGTATAGGTGTCTTTGTCGTGGTACAAACAGGAACGTCGTTAACTTGGCTGGGCCGCTACACCTACTACAGTcttggattttctggaggttTCCCACTCTGAGGCCCACAGGTTTTGACCGGTTTGGTT is a window from the Arachis stenosperma cultivar V10309 chromosome 3, arast.V10309.gnm1.PFL2, whole genome shotgun sequence genome containing:
- the LOC130965363 gene encoding serine/threonine-protein phosphatase 7 long form homolog, whose protein sequence is MEDEDRLYRLNGIAHVAGNIDEEPSRVITAVRRQQNMPLHDRIIPYLETAGLYHLARLNSQWFWVDESLISAFIERWRPETHTFHMPFGECTITLQDVAYQLGLPIDGAPVSGCLTEFENLMEHGRPAWVWFRELFGELPPQSKVKQMTVCYTWFHERFRVLPADATDETVRVYARAYILMLLSSQLFADKNANRVHLRWLPYLASLEDLGRYSWGSAALAWLYRCLCRGTNRNVVNLAGPLHLLQSWIFWRFPTLRPTGFDRFGFPLASRWAEFVPRNDAGAQRLVSARLALDRLLVHDVSDLFITYGGSSFSYMALPHERLTDSMQFVWEPYSSADVTAVIHPEILVDQHRRL